GTGATGTTCCAGGGCAGTTCAGCAAGAGCAGAGACCATCATGCATCATGGGGAATGTAGTAATGGAAGAGATTGGTAGTGTGTGGTATCTGAGGAACCCCCGTGGTACTTCCGAGTTGAAATATTAAGTTTTTAGCTAAAAGATTTTGgtctacacaaacacacacaaaaaacctctGTGGATCAGCTCTTCACAGTACACAGCTTGCACTGAAAACAGCAGGATGAAATATACCACTAACCTCATACTCTGTAACTCTGGTAGAAATTGCATCATTTAATAACACAGTAAGAAAGAGTAGATCAAATTAATCCCCAGGGCACCAATTACACTGAAGGTAGCTTTGGTTCACTGAATGCATTAATTTGGTGTTGTGTCTCTCTGAGCTCAGGTATTCCCAGTTGCTTCAGGAATCATGTCCCATAGATCACACATCTCAGTATAAAACTTCCCGAATGCTCCTAATTGGCAGTTTCTTTCAATGAGGAAACACcaacacatctctctctctcttctaagCAGGTACGTGCTATTGTCCTGAattacagtcacacacacacatatacagacaCCATTGGGATCAGCAGGTATTGAATTCCAGATCTCCAGCACCGAAAGCCTCAGCCCCAACTCAAAACCCTTCAGCTAAAGGAGCAACCTGCTGGGTTGGATCAAAAAGGCGATTACCTAGTCACTGATGCCAGGGCTTCCCGTGATGACTCTGGGCTTTCATACACACTCCAGTAAATGCCAAACAGCTTAATTAGCACATTGAGGCACTTTACCCCAAACTGACATGCGAAGCCATCGAGGTCCCCTTGTCCAAAGAGGGTGGAAAGATTGACACTCCTTTCCTCTCACCCCTTCTTTAACTAAAGAATAAATCCTGCAGACTGATTCTCTCCCAGCAGAATCACAAGTCACAGTTTTCTGTTTGGAGTAGTGAACATgagtgtttgtgtggggggcaTGATTAACCTGCACGGTATTGTGTTTGCAGAGTGTCTGCATTTTATCAAACACCTGGAATGATCAGCTGTGAACATCTGGATCTGTGTACAAAGCCCTTTCCGGAGCAGGTACTGATGTCCATTGAGAAACTTATCTCCATTTATCTTCACTTACTTCATTAGAGAGAAGGGACAGCTTTTCTGCACCATCCACCTGCCCACATCTGTGTAGCTGTCTGATCTCTGttcagaggagatggaagagggaaATCACTCGGAGGTGACTGAGTTCATTCTCTCAGGACTGACAGATCGTCCGGAGCTGCAGGTCCCCCTCTTTGTGGTATTCCTACTGATTTATGGTATCACCCTGGTTGGGAATGGGGGGATGATCTTGTTAATCACAATTGATCCCCgactccacacccccatgtactttttcctcaggaatttgtctttctgtgacctctgcgtTTCCTTGATAATTTCCCCTAAGATGCTTCTGGATTTCTTAGCTGAGAGGAAAAACATTTCTTTCACTGCCTGCACTGTGCAAATGCATCTCTCTATCGTTTTTGGAGATGTTGAGtgcctcttgctggctgtgatggcgtatgaccgttatgtggccatctgtaacccactgctcTATACAGTTACCATGTCCAGGTACCTTTGTAAACAGCTAGTGGTTGGTGTGTACGCTGTGGGAGTGGTGGATTCAATGATATACATGTGTTGTACatttcagctgtcattctgcagctccaacatcatcaatcatttcttctgtgatgtCCTCCCACTGTTGGCGCTCTCCTGTTCCGACACCCGCATCAATGAGATTGTGACGTTTGCTTTTATGAGCTGCATTACAGGGAGCAGCTTTGTGACTGTCCTCCTCTCCTATGTCTATatcatctccaccatcctgcagGTCCGCTCTCCCAAGGGCCGgcacaaagccttctccacctgctctttCCACTTAACCTCTGTGGTCCTGTTTTTTGGCATCCTCCTCTTCATGTATTTACGTCCCACCTCCAGCTATTCCATGGACAAAGATAAAGTGACCGCAGTGTTTTACACGCTGgtgatccccatgttgaaccccctcatctacagcctgaggaacacggAGGTGAAGGATGCCCTGAGGAAAGCAGTGAATAAACTCCTAACCAATTCTTTAAGCTGTTTAACTCTGTATTGATTTAGTGGTGGGGAGTGAATACAGGTGAATTCAATTTCCCAGCCCATTACAAAGTAATTTCGCAGAGCCCATGGGAGTATTGTTCATTTGTTcattattctattattattattaatttctttCTATAAGAACAAGGTCTGCAGGCCCCAACTGACATCAGTGGACAAATCCTGAGGAAGACTCACAGGTTCAGAAAGAGAGAATGATTTTATAAGATGGTGGCTAGGGGCATCCACCTAGAGGGTGAGATGTTCAACTTCTCGTCTCAGGACATCTTGTGGCAGTTCCAAatgggtttctgtgacccaacccgtcacacagaATTTAGGAATAGAATGGCAAAAcaatgtgggtgtgtgtgggtggggaggagagcaCAAGAACCGATGGAAATGGAACGTGTATGGCCAGAGCGTCAGCTTTCCTGGATTTCTGTCTCTCCCGTGACGTCATTTTAACATGATACAAAACTGAGCTGACTGTATTCCACTTTATTAGTGGTCACCTCTCCAAATGTCTCTTTAAGTAATTTCCCAGCGTTGGGATGCAAAGGTGTCTAGAAATGGGTGAATTTCTTCTGGACTAATTATTTATTGTCAAAAACCATACCGTTTTGAATTGACCTGAATCCATTCACAAATGTGTTACAAAAGTTCCTAATAGCTTTTTGTCCCAGAACAATGAGTGTGTATGAGGGGAGGATTTAGGTGCCGGTCGCAATGCAGCCACTGTAGGAAGTGGTGGTGGTCCTTTCCTTTGTAATTTTTAGCCCAATAATTGGGGTGttcacctgtgaggtgggagaccaagttcaattcccccttctgtcCAGTGCTTGGCAAAGCcatgtgtgacattgcactccataggctttatgaaaatatgcttaagAATATGACatcactggaatatgctttatgctaagtgtcctatgtaacatatcattataaaggttataatctactacgtgtgttcatcctatttcttTACATGGATTATTTCTATGTccggagttaggagaataaggtATAAACCTTGTATTTCTGATGTAGATATTTTAAGTGAAGGCCATTaaaggtgcttcagaatcaatgaactgtaaatggctctgtttacctgcaagccttcctgtgtacctgtgAGACAACCCAAGAAGAGTGGAGactggggtcttacagtgacatgtggcCATGTCGCCAGATGCTGAGCTCCATCTTGAAGCTGGTACTTTTCCTGAGGGGGGTGGAATTCCAAACAAAGGTTTCCcaccttggggaagttctatataAAGTGGGGAAGGCAAACTATGAGTGTCTTCATCTGTCTTAAGAGatggcctccccaccccacagagatACCTGCAGGCACCTGGAAACATAAGGACTGTAACCACAGGGCTGGGTGAGAACAGTCTGGACCCAGGTCAGAAAAGGCATCTGATCTGAGAAGGATTTTACCTGAAACAACAACTGGGGTGAGAAGTTAACACTTGTAATTGATTTCTGAGTGTATAAGCTTAGCCTtgagtgtttttttattttactttgtgatttactttgttctatctgttatgACTTAAAATTACATAAATCcaactttttatacttaataaaatctcttttgtttatttataaactCAGTGTGAGTAATTGTTACCTTGGGgtgaaacagctgtgcatatctttcttGCAGTGATACAGGGGATGAACATACatcattttaccctgtatatgctttatacagagtaaaatggatttgtttggggtttagatccctttgggagctgggtgtcctcgtgctggagacaggtatccTCCCAAGCTGGTTTCAGTCTAGATCTGCAGTTTTGGCGGTGTgacccagaccctgggtctgtgttgcagcaggctagcatgtccggctcaacaaggcagggttctggaggcccacgCTGACAGGAAAAACAGCACATGAGatgacaggagggagggaggggggtggcatTCTTGGAGATACTTTGCTGCAACATCTGCAGAGATGCTGCGGAGATCTTCAGTGTTAACCAGCAGTGACCAACAAATGAAGGGGAATACAGTCACCTCAGTTTCGTATTATATTCCAAAGGCCTTATGGGAGAGACAGTGATCTAGAACAGCTGATGCTCTGGCCCTCTGtgttccatttccacaaggaaagaCATGAAAACAACATTAATTGCATGTGCTGTGCACACCTGTGATCGTGAGAGCAAAGATAATCCAGGGAGCAAATCAAAAAGTCATCCCACAAAGCAGATCCAGAGGTATTAAGGGCAACGCTGGTGTGGTTAGCAACCAACGGAAAgttccgcaaaaagaaaaggagaaattgtggcaccttagagacttagccctggtctacactaggactttaggtcaaatttagcagcgttaaatcaatataaacctgcacccatccacaagatgaagccctttatttcgacttaaaggactcttaaaatcgatttccttactccacccctgataagtggattagcgcttaaattggctttgccgggtcgaatttgaggtactgtggacacaatttgacggtattggcctccgggagctatcccagagtgctccattgtgaccgctctgaacagcactctcaactcagatgcactggccaggtagacaggaaaagaactgcgaacttttgaatctcatttcctgtttggccagcgtggcaagctgcaggtgaccatgcagagctcatcagtggaggtgaccatgatggaatcccagaatcgcaaaagagctccagcatgtactgaacaggaggtacgggatctgatcactgtatggggagaggaatccaagctatcagaactctgttccagatttcaaaatgccaaaacctttgtcaaaatctcccagggcatgaaggacagaggccataacagggacccgaagcagtgccgcatgaaacttaaggagctgaggcaagcctaccagaaaaccagagaggcgaatggccgctccaggtcagagtcccaaacatgccgcttctatgatgagctgcctgccattttagggggttcagccaccactaccccagccgtgttgtttgactccttcaatggagatggaggcaacacggaaggaGGTTTTGGgtatgaagaagatgatgatgatgatgagattgtagatagctcacaggaagcaagcggagaaactggttttcccgacagccaggaactgtttctcaccgtggacctggagccagtaccccccaaacccacccaaggctgcctcctggacctggcaggcagagaagggacctccggtgagtgtaccttttaaaatactacacatggtttaaaagcaagcatgtgaaaggattaatttgccctggcattcgcggctctcctggaagtactcccaaagcctttgcaaaaggtttctggggagggcagccttattgcgtccttcatggtaggacactttaccactccaggccagtaacacgtacttgggaatcattgtacaacaaagcattgcagtgtatgtttgctggcattcaaacaacatccgttctttatctctctgtgttatcctcaggagagtgagatatcattcatggtcacctggttgaaatagggtgcttttcttaaggggacactcagaggtgcccattccttgggctgtttgtctgtggctgaacagaaatgttccctgctgttagccacgagGAGGAGGCAGGGTTGaaggggtagccacgtggtgggggaaggcaaaatgcgaccttggaacgaaagcacaagtgctatatatgtaatgttaacagcaaggtttaccctgaaagagtgcagccactgttttataaaatgtgtcttttaaaatacccctgtcccctttttttttctccaccagctgcatgtgtttcaatgatcacaggatcttctccttcccagaggctactgaagattagaaagaaaaaaaaacgcactcgtgatgaaatgttctctgagctcatgctgtcctcccacactgactgagcacagatgaatgcatggaagcaaataatgtcagagtccaggaaagcacaaaatgaccgggaggagaggtggcgggctgaagagagtaagtggcatgctgaagagagtaagtggagggctaaagacagggctgaagctcaaatgtggttgcagcgtgatgagaggaggcaggattcattgctgaggctgctggaggatcaaaccaatatgctccagtgtatggttgagctgcagcaaaggcagctggagcacagactgccactgcagctcctctgtaaccaaccgccctcctccccaagttccatagcctccacacccagatgcccaagaatgcagtgggggggcctccggccaaccagccactccatcacagaggattgcccaaaaaacagaaggttggcattcaataaattttaaagttgtaaactgtgaaagtgctgtgtggccttgtccgaccctcctccaccacccctcctgggctacctaggtagtcatccccctatttgtgtaatgaatgaataaagaatgcatgaatgtaaagcaacaatgactttattgcctctgcaagcggtgatcgaagggaggaggggagggtggttagcttacagggaagcagagtgaaccaaggggcggggggtttcatcaaggagaaacaaacagaactttcacaccgtagcctggccagtcatgaaactggttttcaaagtttctctgatgcgcaccgcgccctcctgtgctcttctaaccgccctggtgtctggctgcacgtaaccaacagccaggcgatttgcctcaacctacCACCCccccataaacgtctcccccttactctcacagatattgtggagcacacagcaagcagtaataacagtgggaatattggtttccctgaggtctaaccgagtcagtaaactgcgcgagcgcgcctttaaacgtccaaatgcaccttctaccaccattctgcacttgctcagcctgtagttgaacagctcctgactactgtccaggctgcctgtgtatggcttcatgagccatggcatcaaggggtaggctgggtccccaaggatacatataggcatttcaacatccccaacagttattttctggtctgggaataaagttccttcctgcagcttttgaaacagaccagagttcctgaagatgcgagcatcatgcacctttcccggccatcccactttgatgttggtgaaacgtcccttgtgatccaccagagcttgcagcactattgaaaagtaccccttgcggtttatgtactcgccggcttggtgctccggtaccaagatagggatatgggttccgtctatagccccaccacagttagggaatcccattgcagcaaagccatccactatgacctgcacatttcccagggtcactacccttgatagcagcagatctttgattgcgtgggctacttgtgTCACAGCAGcgcccacagtagatttgcccactccaaattgactcccaactgaccggtagctgtctggcgttgcaagcttccacagggctattgccactcgcttctcaactgtgagggctgctctcatcttggtattcatgcgcttcagggcatgggaaagcaagtcacaaagttccatgaaagtgcccttacgcatgcaaaagtttcacagccactggaatcgtcccagacctgcaacactatgtggtctcaccagtctgtgcttgtttcccaagcccagaatcggcgtttcACAGCAcaaacctgccccattagcaccatgatgcatgcattggcagggcccatgctttcagagaaatctgtgtccatgtcctgatcactcacgtgaccgcgctgacatcgcctcctcgcccggtatcactctgccaggttctggtgctgcatatactgctggataatgcatgtggtgtttaatgtgctcctaattgccaaagtgagctgagcgacctccatgcttgccttggtatggtgtccgcatggaaaaaaggcgcggaacgattgtctgccgttgctctgacggagggaagGGTGACTGAccacatggcttacagggttggcttacagggaattaaaatcaacaaagggggtggctttacatcaaggagtatttcaggcaggacttcatggagggttccaataaaaaatggtgcacctaactaattgttcttattggaacaagcaggttggtctggcctccgattgatacatggctagatttacctcgctgcaccttctctgtgagtgactgcagtgtgacctagaggaatgagtcccctagatgggggatggggggaagcaaatgaatacaaaacaaatctggtctatttcttggtttgatccactccatctatcttttacatctttggctggcagcagacggtgcagaaggactgcaagccatccacatctcatggctgctcggcagaagacggtgcagtaggactgctagccatcctcatctcttgcctgcccagcagaagatggtacagtaggactgcgagcaatctgtatcgcctgcctgctcaccataagatggttcagtaggattgactgcaggactaaagagaatgacctggtcaagtcactccaaatttagtccctgcgcccatgtctgtacAGGCACTcctggccaacgtggccaggagcacctcggacaggacgatgacggctaccagtcgtattgcaccgtctgctgccacaagtcaatgggttgatgctgctgtgtagcactGCAGTAcaacgtctgccagcacccagaagatgtacggtgatggttacctgagtgggctccatgcttgctgtggtatggcgtctgcacaggtaactcaggaaaaaaggcgtgaaacgattgtctgaccttgctttcacggagggagggagggaacgggggcctgaagatatgtacccagaaccacccacgacaatgttttagcacCATCAGGcaatgggatctcaacccagaattccaatgggcagcggagactgcgggaactgtgggatagctacccacagtgcaacactccggaagtcgactctagcctcggtattgtggaagcactccgccgagttaatgcacttaatgcacttagagcattttctgtggggacacactcactcgaatatataaaaccaatttctaaaaaaaatgacttctataaattcaacctaatttcgtggtgtagacataccctaacaaatttattagcgcatgaGAAtttgtgagctactgctcacttcatccgatgaagtgagctgtagcttatgaaagcttatgcgctaataaatttgttagtctctaaggtgctacaattactccttttctttttgcggatacagactaacacggctgctactctgaaaccagggaaaAGTTCGACTCTTAGTCTGATTTTTACTGTTCTGAGATGGTATAGCTTCCGTCCTCAACTCATTGTAAgtgaaaggaggaaaaacaaagagatACCACCAAGTCATGGGCAAATAAGTCAGTTTTAGAGCATTTTGGCCTGTCATTGAAATGACAGGAGGCCATTCATGGGAAGAAAAGTAAGGAATCATCCTTAGAGGAGAAATGTTAAATGTTCTGAAAATATTTACCATTCAAAAGAGGTGAAGAGCTTTATCAAGAGTGGGAGAAGAATGAtggaaagggatagaaaaatcACTTTAATATTAAGGGAGGAAACTCCCCCATCGATTCAGGGAAAGTGTGTACTAAAGCCATTACCTTGACTCATCTATGGTGTGCAGCAATACAATACAGTCGATTGAAGTGTTTTCTCttcaatgtagttaatccacgtccccaagaggcagtagctaggtcaatggaagaattacaCTGAGGGTCAGTACAAGCTAACTGCCTCGCACAGGGTGTGAAAAGTTTCCCTGCCCTGTGTGATGGAGCTCTGTAGATGTAATTTTTATGCataaaccaggcctcagagaagATGCCAATGGAAAAGACCAGTAGAGAAATCTAGTCCTatctccctgccagggcagcagaATCCCCTTTGGTTCTTTTTGTTCAGGCAAGTTGGATTTATTGCAGCTGTCCCAGCTTCCCAGTAGACATTATTCTGCATTCTGATTGAGCTCAGTgtcaggttgtgtgtgtgtagtgggcaCTCTGTCTGGGTTTGTGTGTTTGGTGTGCATCAGGCAcgatgtgtgtgcatgtggtggGGGGTACAGTGGAGCTGAATGTCAAGTGTAGGCAGGTGTGTCTTCCTTGCCCTGCCCACGGctcagcttaagaagtgttcctgtctctaacactcagatacccagctcccaattaCGTCCAAGCACCACATCAATGCATTTTACTATGTATAAAAATTATAGAGGGGAAAATCTAAatttgttcaccctctataacactgatagagagatatgcacagctgtatgCACCCCCCCCCAggatattaatacatactctgggttaattaataagtaaaaagtgatattattaaatacaaaaggtaGGATTTATGTCTTTCCAAGTAATAAcacacagaacaaagtaaattaccaagcaaaataaaataaaacacgcaaatctaagcctaatacaggaAAAACTAAATggaggtaaatctcaccctcagagatgttccaataaacctCTTTTACtgactagacttcctcctagaCTGcatccagcaatcactcacacccctgtagttactgtcctttgttccacttTCTTTGAGGCATCTTCTTCGGATGGTGAGGTAGCTGAAGACAAAAGGGAGGGGTTTCCCCAAGGGCTTATATATAGTCTCTCTCAGGGGTGGAAGCACCTTCCcctctcctatgcagaatccagagctccaagatggagttttggagtcacgtgggcaaatcacatgtccatgcatgattcagTTCCTTTTCAGACAACGCCACATtctcaggaaagctcagatgtggattggcgtctctcaaagttcattgttagcttaagtgtttctcgATTGGGCatttactgagaatagtcttttctcaagaagctgaccaactgcttcactgaggctacttaaaatcaaacgaGTACATAACCAGTATTCACAACTTCGAAAACAAAAATGTTACCTGCatgcaaataggatgaatatatccagtagaCCATAActtttgcagagatatgttacacgGCATATCTGGCATAAAAATATTCatgttatgtcatatttacattcataagcatatttctataaagcttTATGGGGTGAAATATCACACTCTGTTTCACGGACTATAAATTAtgggaaataaataaaactaacaaaagaATCAGAAGGGAGCTGGCCTGCTCGGAAATATTTTGTGGCAGCATCTGCAAAGATGCTGCAGAGATCTtgagtgttaaccaccagtttgggaaaTTTTCAACCTGCCCTGACCATGGCATTTTCAATGAGGACTGCCCCAGTCACCTGCGGATCACAGGAGGCACAGAAACCAGGAGGAGGAGTTCTGAGTTTCAAGAGGAAGTAGGGGCACAGTGTTTCCTGGGCACAGACCTGGGGTGACAGACTTTGGAGATTCTGAATACAGAGATTGCTAGCTGTTTCCACCggtgttcagggaagcaggacgtcgtgtacattctttgtaaccCGTCTCCCACAGATTATACTAAAGAATATAGCTGACTTGGatcatcaatttttcctcctaataCAATCAACCCTGCAGTGCCTCACATTTTGGCACCACTAAGGAGAAGGGGGCACGAACATTCCCTGGAGCACTGATAATACCAGGAAAGCCTGATCACCCTTTGGGAATAATTTCTGTTACCATAGTGAAGAAGGGAAAAGTCATCAATGGGTCTGCATTGGATCTCCTTGGGGGAGCTGATGACCACAATGTCCTTGTGCATCTGCAGCCATGGATCAGTACATGGGCCCATCCCTGTGGTGACCTCACCCTTTCATATCAATCGAACACTACTGTCAGTCAGCACCACACCTTTGGTGTGACTGGGATATTTTCTAGGTTGGtggctgtgacataccagggtccaGCTCAGACTAATCAGCAGCTCTGTCACACCTACCTGCAACcttgcaatgccttgctgaagtggcttccacctgggccactcacaaaccaCCGTCAAGCATGCAAATCACACCCTGAAaatgtgtgtgtaactgcagcctggccAGGAATAGTTGGGTTACACTCAGGCTCTCACCACCCTTGGTGCGTCCTGTGCTGCGTCCTGTgctgcccagtcctctcctggacaatacaagctacactatctgttatttctttaatagcACTAACATGCCTGCAACTTAGCTTCTCAGACACttctatttaaacacactggattagataaaacaataaaacaaagtttattgactacaaagatagattttaagtgagtggaAATAAGGAGGCATAGAAGTCAGAGATGgtttcaagaaaaataaagctaGAATGCAACTTTTTCCtaagttaaaaaataatgtgaaatTCAAAGGAAAAGTTTCCTCACCACATGCTCTCAGCAGTCTCCCTGACCAAACATCTTAGGTCAGGAGCCATCCACCAGTCCATTGGCTGCTTCCTTTATCCCTTCTGATGCAGtgaatcaattatttttttccaataaatTATCTTTTCCCCGTAAATTATAAGATTTCCATCAAAATACCAAACACCCTTCATCCCTAAACCATGGCTGTGGGACTCTGGTGATGTTCCAGGGCAGTTCAGCAAGAGCAGAGATCATCATGCATCATGGGGAATGTAATAATGGAAGAGATTGGAGGTGTGTGGTATCTGAGGAACCCCCGTGGTACTTCCGAGTCGAAATATTAAGTTTTTAGCTAAAAGATTttggtctacacacacacacacacacacacacacacacacacacacacaaaacctctgTGGATCAGCTCTTCACAGTACACAGCTTGCTCTGAAAACAGCAGGATGAAATATACCACTAACCTCATACTCTGTAACTCTGGTAGAAATTGCATCATTTAATAACACAGTAAGAAAGAGTAGGTCAAATTAATCCCCAGGGCACCAATTACACTGAGGGTGGCTTTGGTTCACTAAATGCATTAATTAAGTGTTTTGTCTCTCTGAGCTCAGGTATTCCCAGTTGCTTCAGGAATCATGTCCAATAGATCAAACATCTCCTTATAAAACTTCCCGAAGGCTCCTATTTGGAAGTTTCTTTCAATGAGGAAACACcaacacatctctctctctcttctcagcaggtATGTGCTATTGTTCTGAATTGCAGTCACATAAGCACacactcagacactatggtgatcAGCAGGTATTAAATTCCAGTCTTCCAGCACTGAAAGCCACAGCCCCATCTCCGACCCATTCAGCTAAAGGAGCGACCTGCTGGGTTGGAAAAAAAAGGTGATTACCTAGTCACTGAAGCCAGGGCTTCCCATGATGACTCTGGGTTTTCATACACACTCCAGTAAATTCCAAACAGCTTAATTAGCACAGTAAGGAACTTTACCCCAAACCAGCATGCCAAGCCATAGAGGTCCACTTGCTCAAATAATGTGGAAAGATTGACACTCCTTTCCTCTCACCCCTTCTTTAACTAAGGAATAATCCTTTCAGACTGATTCTCTCCCAGCAGAGTCACAGGTCACTGTTTTCTGTTCGGATTAGTGAACAGgagtg
The nucleotide sequence above comes from Caretta caretta isolate rCarCar2 chromosome 6, rCarCar1.hap1, whole genome shotgun sequence. Encoded proteins:
- the LOC142072396 gene encoding olfactory receptor 5AR1-like: MEEGNHSEVTEFILSGLTDRPELQVPLFVVFLLIYGITLVGNGGMILLITIDPRLHTPMYFFLRNLSFCDLCVSLIISPKMLLDFLAERKNISFTACTVQMHLSIVFGDVECLLLAVMAYDRYVAICNPLLYTVTMSRYLCKQLVVGVYAVGVVDSMIYMCCTFQLSFCSSNIINHFFCDVLPLLALSCSDTRINEIVTFAFMSCITGSSFVTVLLSYVYIISTILQVRSPKGRHKAFSTCSFHLTSVVLFFGILLFMYLRPTSSYSMDKDKVTAVFYTLVIPMLNPLIYSLRNTEVKDALRKAVNKLLTNSLSCLTLY